CTGATCCGCGAGCTTCGCGACCGCGGGAAGCGGATCTTCGCGGATCTGAAGTTCTACGACATCCCGGCCACCGTGGCGGGGGCGGTTCGCGGACTGGCCCAGAACGGGGTGGATTTCGCCACGGTCCACGGCAATCCCTCGATGATCGCCGCCGCGGTCGCCGAGCGCGGATCGGTCCGGCTCCTGGCCGTGACGGTGCTGACCAGCATCGATGACGCAGAGTTCGCCGATCTCGGGTTCCGCGGGACCATCGAGGAAGCGGTCATCCACCGCACGCGGCGCGCCGTCGAGCTCGGGTGTGACGGCGTCATCGCGTCCGGCCTGGAGGCGCCCGCGCTGCGCAAGGCGGTGGGAGAGGATTTCCTGATCGTCTCCCCGGGCATCCGTCCCCGCGACCGGACGGACGACCAACGCCGCGTCGTCACGCCGGAAGACGCCTTCGCCCGGGGCGCGGACCACATCGTGGTCGGGCGCCCGATTCGTGACGCGGAGGATCCCCGCGCCGCGGCCCAGGCGATCCAGGACACGATCGCCCGCGCCCTGGCCTGATCGCGTCAATACGCGTGTGAGCTCGGCGCTAAGCCATGACGCGGGTGTCGTCGACGCGCGTCAGACGCGTGCGTCATGGCCTCGAGACGCGCTCAGCCGGTCTTGCGGGACGCCTTGAGCCGGACCTTGCCGTCCTCGACCGCGACCCGGAACGAGAACTGGGCTTCGGCCCCGAACTTCTTCGTGAGCTGGGCGCGCTGCTTCTCGATCACGCCCTCCACCTTCTCGCGCGTCAGACCCTTGACGCTCTCGCCGCAGGCGAGGCGGGCGTCCATGTAGTTCTGGAAGAGGTCCTCGCCCCTGCCAGCATCGGGCTTCGGGCCAGGCGGACCGCCGACCTTCGAGCCACCGACCCCATGGATCTTCGCCTTGAACTGGTGGCGCTCGTAGGTGCCCGCCTCGATCTTGCGCAGCGTCTCGTCCCACTGACGCCGGAAGGCCTGGAACCGGGAACACAGGCTGCTGAACTTGAAGCGCGCACCCGTGTTCTGGATGTGGAGGTTCGAGAGCTTCGCGACCATCTTGTTGACGTCGCCGCGCAGCAGGACCGGCTCGCGGGGCCGGGTTCCGAGGAAGTACTGGTCGTACTCCCGCTTCAGCTGCGAGAGCTTGTGATCCAGGATCTGCAGCTGCTCTTCGATCGTTTCACCGGCCACGCCACCCGGTTCGGGCTCCCGGCAGCGAGACTTGAGCAAATCGGGGCTCTTTCGCCACAAATCTGCGATCGAGGCCAACCGGCACCAAGCCGCCTCCACCATGACGCGATACTGACGCACTCGCCTGACGTGCACTAATGACGCGCGTCACGGGCAGCCTTGACGCAACCTGGAGGCGCGCCGGAGCTAACCTGCCTTGATGGCGGTCGGAGCGCTGCGGGTGGGGATCATCGGATGCGGCAGCGCCGGGCCGGCGGCGGCCCTGCTCCTGGCGACGGCGGGTCACGCCGTCGAGCTCTTCGAACGCGCGCCCGCGCTCCTGCCGGTGGGGACCGGGTTCATGCTCCAGCCCACCGGTTTGCAGGTCCTCGAGGTCCTCGGGCTCCGAGACGCGGCCGCGGCGCACGGTGCGCCCCTGGTGGGCATCGACGCCGCGACGGACAGGGGCCGGCGTCTACTCGACCTCCGCTACGACGATTGGCTACCGGGCGCGCGCGCCTATGGCATGCACCGCGCGACCCTGCTCGAGATCCTCGCCGCGGCCCTCGAGGCCGCCTCGGTTCCCCTGCACACGGGATCGGACGTCACGGGCTGGGAGGCCGATGGGGACGCGCGCTGGCTGTGCGTCGACGGTCAGCGCCAGGGACCCTTCGACCTGGTGATCATCGCGGGCGGCGCGCGCTCCGCCGCTCGCGGCTGGACCGGCCTGCCCCACCGCGCGCGCCCCTACCCCTGGGGTGCGCTCTGGACGATCGCGCCCGACCCCGAGCGGGTGTTCACCGACACCCTCCAACAGGTCGTTCGCGGTACCCACACGATGGTGGGTTTCCTCCCGACGGGCACCCGCGGTGACGACTCGACTGCCACCCCGCTGGTCAGCTTCTTCTACAGCGTGCGGGCCGACGCTGAGGCCGCTGTGCGTGCCGCCGGTGCCGAAGCCCTCCACGCCCAGATCGTTTCCCTCGAACCGCGTGCAGCGCCGCTCCTCGAGACCGTGCCGATCGAGGCCTGGTCCTTCGCCGGCTACCTCGACGTCGTGATGCCGCGCTGGCACGGCGACGGCTGGGTCGCTCTCGGCGATGCGGGCCACGCGATGAGCCCTCAGCTGGGCCAGGGGGTGAACCTGGCCCTGTGGGACGCCTGGGTGCTGGCCCAGTGCCTCGCGGAACACGACGCACTCGACACCGCGCTGTCCGACTACACAGCGCGCCGCCGCGTCCACCTCGCCTTCTACCAACGCTTCACGCGCTGGCTCACACCCTTCTTCCAGTCGTCGATCCCGAGCGCCGGGTTCGTCCGCGACCTCGCCCTGCCCCTCGCGCTGGGGATTCCACCGCTGCGACGTCAGATGATCCGCACGATGGCCGGGGTAAAGCGCGGCTTCCTGCGCCGCAGTCTTCGACTCTCCGAGTCCTCGATCTCCGAACGACTTCGCGCCGACGCGTGACTTCGATGCGTCGCGCCCGACGCCCCCCGAGTCGAACGGTCCGCCGCGCGTGACCGCCGATCGATCACGCGCGCGACGCTTGGCGACCACTGTCAACCGACCTTGCGGCGCTTGAAACGCGTAGCGATTGCAAACGCTCGATCCTCTCCACGATCTGCGTGACCAACGTCACACCCGCGCAACTCGCGCAACACAACTCCGGAACGGCGACCACACGCTCTCGAGGGCCGCCGATCGTTCGGTGGTCGGACGGGGCGCATCGAGCTTCCCCGCACTCGGCGCGTCGGGCTGCAAACCGCGGGGAAACTCGTGAGGTGACCGCATGTCCCGGTACACGAACCTCTCCGAAGAACGAAACCGAAGTACGAGACTCCGTTGGATCCCGCCCGCTGCGCTTGCGTCGTTCGCGGCGGTCATTGTTCTCTGGGCGCCCGCCACCGGAACGGCGGGCCGCATCAGCAACGGCGACACGCCGCATGCCTGGTTCGAAGGGCTTCGCGACGCCAACGACCCGTCGATCATCATCGACGAGCGCTGGGACGCCACAGCCGGAACCGACACGGGCTGGGTTTGGAAGCCCGGAACCAACCCGACCAACGAGATTCCGCCGATCGCAGCGGCGAGTGGGAGTTGGTTGAAGTCCTACGTCTCGTACCACGGGTTCGAGGCGCCCGGCATGGTGATCCTCGACGATGCGCTGGCCGAGTACCGCACGGGCCAGCTCTATATCGGTGGCTGGGACGCGGACCACCTCGGCGATCCACCCCCCACGCCCCCGGGACTGCTGCTCCCGGTGGACGTCGGCGCGACCGGCACGCTTCGCATCTCTGACGGGAAGCTCCAAGTGGGGAAGTACGCGTCGGAGGCGGGCTCGGGCGATCCCGAGTTCACGAAGGCCTATCTGCGCGTGGGCTACTTCGGTGCTCGCGGGCTCTTCGAGCAGACCGGCGGCGAAGTACACACGACCAAGAAGGTATCGATCGCCATGGGTTCGGCAGATTCGATCGGCGTGGTGGACCTCAAGGGAGGCGAGCTTCGCACGCCCGGCGTCGATGTCGGCGTCCAGGGGCTCGGAATCCTTCACGTGAGCGGAGGTCACCTCGAGGAAGGCTACGACGATCCCGAGGATCCCAACAATCCCGCCTTCGATCCCGTCGAAGATATCGAGGTCGTCGGATCGAGCATCGGCCGTGGCTATAGCTACACGAAACAGCAAGGGAGCTCGCACTATCCGAACGACTTCGTTGAAGACGGTTCCGGGCGGATTCCTGGCATCGGCATCGCCGACTTCTCTGGTGGCACGAGCATCTTCCATGAAGTGGTCACCGTAGGGACGCTGGCCGGGTCGTTCGGCGTGATGCACGTGCGGAACGACGCGACGGTGACCCTCAACAAGGGAATCCGCGTCGGTGACCAGGGGATGGGCAGCCTGATCGTGGACGGTGGGACCTTTTCCACCAAATCGATGACGATGGGCTCGTCTTCAGCTCCGCACCACACAGGCCAGTCGGCGGTCACGATCCGCAACGGCTCGTTCACCGTGGATCAGAACCTCGGCATCGGAAACGTGGACGGAACGGGCGTGTTCACGGTGATTGGCCACGGTGCGGACATCGATGTGGGCGGAAACCTGACGGTTTCCTCGCGCAGCCAGCTGCGTTTCGAGATCACGACCGTCTCGGACGTCAACGGAAACGACGGCATCGCGCCGATCGTGGTGGCCGGCAACGCCCACTTCTCCAACTTCCCGAAGATCCACGTATTGTTGGAGGACATCGAAGATCGTGCGTCCGACCCCGTGCCGTCCTCGGGGACGGTCTACACCCTCGTGTCGGCGGGTTCGTTCTCTGGTCCGCAACCGACCCTGGTGGCGGACGCCATCTGGACGACGTGCTACGACGCGACCAACGCGACGATCTCCGCCGTCTACGACGGGACCTGTCCCTAGTTCGCATCGACCCGCGCCCCGGGGTCCGACCCCTCGCGGCGCGGGTCAGCGCGCCAGCAGCGCGGACAGGTTCAGCGCGTCCGGCTTCGGGACCTCCCCCGGCGCCAGGGGCGGAACCTCTCCGAGCCAGGGGGCACGGGGGTCGCGCCGCAGCACTTCGAGGTTCGCCGCATCCGCTTCCGAGAGCGGGCCGGTCGAGTGGCTGATCACGAGCCCCGCGACGGGTACCCCGGCGCGCTCGGCGGCCGCGAGCGACAGCCAGGTGTGGTTGATGGTCCCGAGGTTCGCCCGCGCGACGAGCACCAGCGGGAGCGCCCAGCGCTTTGCCAGCGCGAGCATCGAGCAGTCATCGGTCACCGGGACGAGCACGCCACCGGCGCCTTCCACCACGAGGAAATCATGACGTGCGCGCAGGGCTTCGAAGCCCGCGTCGAGCGGTTCGAGCGACAACTGGCGCCCTTCGTCCCGCGCTGCCGCCGTCGGCGCCGACGGCTGGGCGAACCGCATGGGGCACACGGCTTCGAGCGGGTCCGGGTTCCCCGCCGCTTCGCGCAACGCCTGGGCGTCGAGCGGACCGTCCGGTCCCACACCGGTTTCGATCGGCTTCATGACGCCCACGTCGACGCCGCGTTCCCGCAATCCACGGGCAATCGCACACGCCACGACCGTCTTGCCGACGCCGGTATCGGTGCCGCTCACGAACACGCCGCGCGCGGAAGTCACAGGCGTCGCGCGATCTCGTCGGCCACCGCGTCGGCGAGCGCGTCGATCTCGCCGTCGGTGTGGGTGGCCATCGGGGTGATGCGCAGGCGCGCGGTTCCTTCGGGCACCGAGGGGTGTCGAATCCCCTGGGCATAGAAGCCGCGCTCGAGCAGCGCCTCGCAGACCGCCATCGTCGTCGCGTTTTCGCCGATCTGGACGGGCACGATCTGCGTGGTGCTGGGCGCCGTGGCGATGCCGTGATCCGCGAGTCGCGCGCGCAGTCGCGCGGCGTTCGCCTGCAAGCGTTCGCGCCGCGCGGGCTCGCGTTCGACGAGCCGCAGCGCCGCGCTCGCGGCCGCGACCTGGGGCGGGGCCAGCGCACAGCTGAAGATGAAGGAGCGGGCGACGTTGACGAGCAGCTCCCGCAGTGCGTGACTGCCGACGATGAAGGCCCCAAAGGAACCGATCGCCTTGCCGAGGGTGCCGAGCAGGACGTCGATGCCATCCTTCACGCCGCAGAGCTCGGTGCTGCCCCGCCCTCGCGCGCCGAGCGTGCCGGTGCCGTGGGCGTCGTCGAGCAGCACCATCGCGTCGAAGCGCTTCGCCAGCGCGACCATCTCGGCGACCGGCGCGACGTCCCCATCCATGCTGTAGACGCCGTCGATCGCGAGCAGCACGCGCCGGTAGTCGCGCGCGGCTCCTTCGAGCGCGGCTTCGAGGGCTGCGACGTCGCCGTGGGGAAAGACGCGGACGTCGGCCTTCGAGAGCCGGCAGCCGTCGACGATCGAGGCGTGGGAGAGCGCGTCCGAGACGACCACGTCGCCGCGTCCGACCAAGGCGGGGATCACGCCGACGTTCGCCGCGTAGCCGGTGTTGAAGGCGAGCGCGGCTTCGGTGTCGAAGAACTTCGCGAGGCCTTCCTCGAGCTCTTCGTGGAGCCGCAGGTTGCCGTTGATCAGACGCGAGCCGCCGCTCGCGCAGCCGTAGTCGCGCGCCGCGCGACTCGCCGCTTCGACGACCTCCGGGTGATGCGCGAGGTCGAGGTAGTTGCTGCCCGCGAAGAGCAACACCTCGCGCCCATCGACGACCATCCGAGGCGCCTGGGCGCCGTCGAGCACGCGCATGCGACGGTGGGTCCCCCGTGCGCGAATCGCGCCGAGAGTCTCCGCCGCAACGTCGGCGACGCTCACGCGTCCCCGCGCGCGATCTCGGGCTTCAGGATCTCGCCGTCGCCGCCGCGCAGTCGGAACCCGCCGTCATCGGAGACGGCGATCGGTGCATCGTGGGGCGAGGGGGCGAGCGGGTTGCCTTCCACCTCGAAGCCCGCCTCGCGGATCATCCGGTAGGTGTCGTTCACCGCGTCGCCCTTCGTGGTGAGGTAGCCCTCGACGAAGAGCGAGTTCGCCGGCCAGAGCGCGAGCGGTTCGAGGTGACGCAGGTGGCCTTCGCGTCCACCGGCCGCGCGCAGCTCGGCCCGCGGATTGATCAGGCGCATCAAGCACAGCGCGCGCAGACAGCGCTCGGGTGAAAGGCTGCCGTCGTCGGTGACCAGGTTGCCGTCGATCGGGATCAGGAAGTTCACCGGGATCGAGGGCACTTCGAGCTCCCGCAGCCGGAAACCGACTTCGAGCACGTCCTGACTGGTCTCGCCCATGCCGAGGATCAATCCGCTGCAGGGCTCGATGCCGCACTTCCGCGCGGCGACCAGCGTGTTCACCCGGTCCTGATAGGTATGGGTCGAGCAGATCTCGCCGTAGTGAGACTCGCTCGTGTTCAGATTGTGGTTCAGGCGATCGAGTCCGGCGTCGGCGAGGATGCGCGCGTGCTCTTCTTCGAGGAGGCCGACCGAGAGACACACCTCGATCGGGTAGCGCTCCTTCACCTCGCGCACCGTGTCGGCGAGCTTCCGGGTGAGGGCCAGGCTCGGGCCCCGGCCCGACATGACCATGCAGTACCGGCTCGCCCCCGACTTCGCGGCGTGCTCGGCCTCGGCGAGGATCGTCTCGCGGTCCTTCATCTTGTACTTGCGGATCGGAGCGTCGGAATCGCGCGACTGGGAGCAGTAGCCGCAGTCTTCGGGGCAGAGGCCGTTCTGCACGTTGTTCAGCACGTGCACCATGACGCGCCGGCCGAAGTGACGTTCGCGCGGGGCGAAGGCCGCGTGCAGCAGCGGGAGGAGCGCGACGTCGTCGCCATCCAGGATCCACAGCGCGTCGGCCTCGGACGGGGCCTCGTCGGCCAGGGCCCGCTCGGCCAGCTTCTGGTAACGCTCGAACACGGCGAATCTCCTCGGGAAACTGCGACCTCGGGGGATCCCGGCCGCGAACCGCCGCCAAGCTAGGGGCCCGGTCGGGGCCCTGTCAACCGAAGCCTCGCGCCGGGTTGACAGCCCCGGGGTCCCAGCGGGCCCGCTACCTTGGCGCCGATGGGGCGTCCTCGGAGCATCTACGCCTGCCGCGAGTGCGGGGCGCAGCAGCCGCGTTGGCTGGGTCGCTGCCCCGAGTGCGGCGCCTGGGGCAGCCTCGAAGAGGAGGCGGTGGGAGGCAGCACGGCGGCGCCCACCCTCGACGTGGCCTCGCCCGAGGCCAGCCCGGTCGGCGCCAAGCCGCGGCGTCTGGCGGAGATCGACGCCGACTCGGTGCCGCGCCTGGCCAGCGGCATCCCCGAGCTCGACCGGGTGCTCGGCGGGGGCTTCGTCCCGGGCTCGGTGACCCTGCTCGCCGGTGAGCCGGGCATCGGGAAGTCGACCCTTGCGCTGCAACTCGCCGCCAGTCTCGAGTCTTCGCGGCCCGTGCTCTACGTGGCCGGCGAAGAGAGCCCCGAACAGATCCGGCTGCGTGCCGATCGTCTACCCCAGCTCCCCGAGAACCTGGTGGTGCTGCCCGAGACCCGCGTCGAGGCGCTGGCGGCGCCGTGGCGCGAGACCGCGCCCGGCCTCGTCCTGGTCGACTCGGTCCAGACCCTACGCAGCGAGCGCGTCGAGTCGGCGGCGGGCTCGGTCGCCCAGGTGCGCGAGAGCGCGGCCCTGCTCGCGTCGACGGCGAAGGCCCACGGCACGGCGCTGGTGCTCGTCGGCCACGTCACCAAGGAAGGCGCCATCGCCGGGCCGCGCGTCCTCGAACACCTCGTCGACGTCGTGCTGCAGTTCGAGGGAGACCGCTTCCACGCCTTCCGTCTGCTGCGTGCGCAGAAGAATCGCTTCGGGTCGACGCAAGAAGTGGGCGTCTTCCACATGAGCGGCGCAGGCCTCGAGGCCGTCGCGAACCCGAGCGAACGCTTCCTCGCCGAGCGGCGCGGCGGCGCGCCGGGTTCG
This Myxococcota bacterium DNA region includes the following protein-coding sequences:
- the pyrF gene encoding orotidine-5'-phosphate decarboxylase; the protein is MRALTTSREIPVDQRLIFALDVPSYDAALALADQLGDSVQFYKLGLELSTSGRYFDLIRELRDRGKRIFADLKFYDIPATVAGAVRGLAQNGVDFATVHGNPSMIAAAVAERGSVRLLAVTVLTSIDDAEFADLGFRGTIEEAVIHRTRRAVELGCDGVIASGLEAPALRKAVGEDFLIVSPGIRPRDRTDDQRRVVTPEDAFARGADHIVVGRPIRDAEDPRAAAQAIQDTIARALA
- a CDS encoding MXAN_5187 C-terminal domain-containing protein, yielding MAGETIEEQLQILDHKLSQLKREYDQYFLGTRPREPVLLRGDVNKMVAKLSNLHIQNTGARFKFSSLCSRFQAFRRQWDETLRKIEAGTYERHQFKAKIHGVGGSKVGGPPGPKPDAGRGEDLFQNYMDARLACGESVKGLTREKVEGVIEKQRAQLTKKFGAEAQFSFRVAVEDGKVRLKASRKTG
- the radA gene encoding DNA repair protein RadA — protein: MGRPRSIYACRECGAQQPRWLGRCPECGAWGSLEEEAVGGSTAAPTLDVASPEASPVGAKPRRLAEIDADSVPRLASGIPELDRVLGGGFVPGSVTLLAGEPGIGKSTLALQLAASLESSRPVLYVAGEESPEQIRLRADRLPQLPENLVVLPETRVEALAAPWRETAPGLVLVDSVQTLRSERVESAAGSVAQVRESAALLASTAKAHGTALVLVGHVTKEGAIAGPRVLEHLVDVVLQFEGDRFHAFRLLRAQKNRFGSTQEVGVFHMSGAGLEAVANPSERFLAERRGGAPGSCIVPLLEGTRPMLIEIQALVAPAGYGTARRTAIGVDDARLALLLAVLDRRAQVDLVSRDIYVNAVGGVRVREPGADLGLALALASSRLDVPLPVDAAACGEVGLGGEIRRASRLDARVAEAARLGFRQLLVPAGTEDGLSTPAGARLIPVSEVGEAVAWLRSTPVHNS
- the bioB gene encoding biotin synthase BioB, translating into MFERYQKLAERALADEAPSEADALWILDGDDVALLPLLHAAFAPRERHFGRRVMVHVLNNVQNGLCPEDCGYCSQSRDSDAPIRKYKMKDRETILAEAEHAAKSGASRYCMVMSGRGPSLALTRKLADTVREVKERYPIEVCLSVGLLEEEHARILADAGLDRLNHNLNTSESHYGEICSTHTYQDRVNTLVAARKCGIEPCSGLILGMGETSQDVLEVGFRLRELEVPSIPVNFLIPIDGNLVTDDGSLSPERCLRALCLMRLINPRAELRAAGGREGHLRHLEPLALWPANSLFVEGYLTTKGDAVNDTYRMIREAGFEVEGNPLAPSPHDAPIAVSDDGGFRLRGGDGEILKPEIARGDA
- the bioF gene encoding 8-amino-7-oxononanoate synthase, with the protein product MRVLDGAQAPRMVVDGREVLLFAGSNYLDLAHHPEVVEAASRAARDYGCASGGSRLINGNLRLHEELEEGLAKFFDTEAALAFNTGYAANVGVIPALVGRGDVVVSDALSHASIVDGCRLSKADVRVFPHGDVAALEAALEGAARDYRRVLLAIDGVYSMDGDVAPVAEMVALAKRFDAMVLLDDAHGTGTLGARGRGSTELCGVKDGIDVLLGTLGKAIGSFGAFIVGSHALRELLVNVARSFIFSCALAPPQVAAASAALRLVEREPARRERLQANAARLRARLADHGIATAPSTTQIVPVQIGENATTMAVCEALLERGFYAQGIRHPSVPEGTARLRITPMATHTDGEIDALADAVADEIARRL
- the bioD gene encoding dethiobiotin synthase; the encoded protein is MTSARGVFVSGTDTGVGKTVVACAIARGLRERGVDVGVMKPIETGVGPDGPLDAQALREAAGNPDPLEAVCPMRFAQPSAPTAAARDEGRQLSLEPLDAGFEALRARHDFLVVEGAGGVLVPVTDDCSMLALAKRWALPLVLVARANLGTINHTWLSLAAAERAGVPVAGLVISHSTGPLSEADAANLEVLRRDPRAPWLGEVPPLAPGEVPKPDALNLSALLAR
- a CDS encoding NAD(P)/FAD-dependent oxidoreductase, which translates into the protein MAVGALRVGIIGCGSAGPAAALLLATAGHAVELFERAPALLPVGTGFMLQPTGLQVLEVLGLRDAAAAHGAPLVGIDAATDRGRRLLDLRYDDWLPGARAYGMHRATLLEILAAALEAASVPLHTGSDVTGWEADGDARWLCVDGQRQGPFDLVIIAGGARSAARGWTGLPHRARPYPWGALWTIAPDPERVFTDTLQQVVRGTHTMVGFLPTGTRGDDSTATPLVSFFYSVRADAEAAVRAAGAEALHAQIVSLEPRAAPLLETVPIEAWSFAGYLDVVMPRWHGDGWVALGDAGHAMSPQLGQGVNLALWDAWVLAQCLAEHDALDTALSDYTARRRVHLAFYQRFTRWLTPFFQSSIPSAGFVRDLALPLALGIPPLRRQMIRTMAGVKRGFLRRSLRLSESSISERLRADA